The Scyliorhinus torazame isolate Kashiwa2021f chromosome 17, sScyTor2.1, whole genome shotgun sequence genome includes a window with the following:
- the unkl gene encoding putative E3 ubiquitin-protein ligase UNKL isoform X4, translating into MAPQQQSQQPSKSEHALLGTSASSHSSLGLNGVSGSIWDHFVSGNFSPSPSPVFSSSVTTTTAGSSSSDLSRVRRELEEAKRKIKQWEDSWQQVKQACDAWQKEAQESKERAKVADADRQVVLQQKEEVDKQLKKLQEDFDALYRSPNFPLLRNYGDIDKLPLPKLHSIQSQLRADLDLVDGVIYQLQSKKCIVCQERDRSILLQPCQHYVLCEHCAPNKIECPYCKTKVMNW; encoded by the exons ATGGCTCCACAACAGCAATCTCAGCAGCCGTCAAAGTCTGAGCATGCCCTCCTGGGTACTTCAGCTTCTTCTCACAGTTCCTTAG GTTTGAATGGTGTTTCTGGAAGCATCTGGGATCATTTTGTTAGTGGAAATTTCTCTCCCAGCCCATCTCCAGTATTCAGTAGTAGTGTCACAACCACCACTGCTGGCTCCAGCAGTAGTGACCTTTCCAGAGTGCGAAGAGAACTTGAGGAGGCTAAGCGGAAGATAAAACAGTGGGAAGACTCCTGGCAGCAAGTGAAGCAG GCATGTGATGCATGGCAGAAGGAAGCTCAAGAGTCCAAAGAAAGGGCAAAAGTGGCTGATGCTGACCGGCAAGTAGTATTACAGCAGAAAGAAGAAGTGGATAAGCAGCTTAAAAAGCTACAGGAGGACTTTGATGCTTTATACCGATCTCCAAATTTTCCTCTTCTTAGAAACTATGGAGATATAGACAAGCTTCCACTACCAAAGCTTCATTCTATACAAAGTCAATTGCGTGCAGATTTGGACCTTGTAGATGGG GTAATTTATCAGCTCCAGTCGAAGAAATGCATTGTATGCCAGGAGCGGGACCGTTCTATATTACTTCAGCCTTGCCAGCATTATGTCCTCTGTGAGCACTGTGCACCTAACAAAATTGAATGTCCCTATTGCAAAACAAAAGTAATGAATTGGTGA